A single genomic interval of Heteronotia binoei isolate CCM8104 ecotype False Entrance Well chromosome 11, APGP_CSIRO_Hbin_v1, whole genome shotgun sequence harbors:
- the RBMX2 gene encoding RNA-binding motif protein, X-linked 2 gives MFRACAERQVKAPGNMNPLTKVKLINELNEREAQLGVQEKVSWHAEYSDSAWVFVGGLPYELTEGDIICVFSQYGEIVNINLVRDKKTGKSKGFCFICYEDQRSTILAVDNFNGIKIKGRTIRVDHVANYRPPKDSEDIDDITKALREKGCGIKTPPPSSPESSEDEEVEVKKHKKEKSKKKKKEKKEHRKRMKEELPADAPPAKAKIKVEREDPGYERYAGASQQTSSSSGHKPASWAVQEQELMYERVRERSRERGGQGKRERSPERDQRGEGSRDKGRERHWHDQREGSGEKFQEKVRERDQQDQREGSRERGRYDQRERSRERGWQDQREGSREKVRDWDRQDQREGSREWGTERGWQDQRTSHVDRGEEKHKKTEDRTRAAESRRSRERWENRDKPPREKESSRHY, from the exons ATGTTTAGGGCATGCGCAGAGCGACAGGTGAAGGCGCCGGGTAACATGAA CCCGCTGACCAAAGTGAAGCTGATCAATGAGCTGAACGAGCGTGAAGCCCAGCTGGGTGTGCAAGAGAAAGTATCCTGGCATGCTGAGTATAGTGACAGCGCATGGGTGTTTGTGG GGGGTTTACCATACGAGCTGACTGAAGGAGACATCATCTGTGTCTTTTCACA GTATGGGGAAATTGTGAACATCAACCTGGTACGTGATAAGAAGACAGGGAAATCCAAAGGCTTTTGCTTCATTTGCTATGAAGATCAGCGAAGCACCATTCTTGCCGTAGACAACTTCAATGGGATCAAG ATCAAAGGAAGGACAATTCGTGTGGACCATGTAGCTAACTATCGTCCTCCCAAAGACTCTGAGGATATTGATGACATAACCAAAGCCCTCCGGGAAAAAGGATGTGGCATTAAAACACCTCCCCCCAGTTCACCTGAATCCTCAGAAGATGAGGAAGTGGAAGTGAAGAAGCACAAAAAAG AaaaaagcaagaagaagaaaaaagaaaagaaagagcatCGGAAACGTATGAAAGAGGAGCTCCCTGCAGATGCACCACCTGCTAAAGCCAAGATCAAAGTGGAGAGGGAAGATCCAGGCTATGAACGATATGCTGGTGCAAGTCAGCAAACCTCGAGCTCCTCTGGGCACAAACCCGCCAGCTGGGCAGTGCAAGAACAAGAACTCATGTATGAACGTGTGAGAGAGAGGTCAAGAGAGAGAGGCGGGCAAGGTAAAAGAGAAAGATCTCCAGAAAGGGATCAGAGAGGAGAGGGATCTCGAGACAAGGGCAGAGAAAGGCATTGGCACGACCAGAGAGAGGGATCTGGAGAGAAGTTTCAAGAGAAAGTCAGAGAGAGGGACCAGCAGGATCAGAGAGAGGGGTCTCGAGAGAGGGGCCGGTATGATCAGAGAGAGCGGTCTCGAGAGAGGGGCTGGCAAGATCAGAGGGAGGGGTCTCGAGAGAAGGTCAGAGATTGGGACCGGCAGGATCAGAGGGAGGGGTCTCGAGAGTGGGGCACAGAGAGGGGCTGGCAGGATCAGAGAACATCTCATGTCGACCGGGGTGAGGAGAAGCATAAGAAAACAGAAGACAGAACGAGAGCAGCAGAAAGCAGGAGATCCCGAGAGCGATGGGAGAACAGAGACAAACCACCCAGGGAGAAGGAGTCTTCCAGACACTACTAA
- the SLC25A14 gene encoding brain mitochondrial carrier protein 1 isoform X1: protein MTALSWKPFVYGGLASLVAEFGTFPVDLTKTRLQVQGQSIDARFREIKYRGMFHALFCIYKEEGILALYSGIAPALLRQASYGTIKIGIYQSLKRLFVDRLEDETLLINVICGVVSGVISSTLANPTDVLKIRMQAQGSLFQGGMIHSFIDIYQQEGTRGLWRGVVPTAQRAAIVVGVELPVYDITKKHLILSGFVGDTIFTHFISSFTCGLAGAIASNPVDVVRTRLMNQRAIVGSVDLYKGTLDGLVKTWRSEGFFALYKGFWPNWLRLGPWNILVSFHT, encoded by the exons ATGACGGCGCTGAGCTGGAAGCCCTTCGTGTACGGAGGGCTGGCTTCGCTCGTGGCTGAGTTCG GGACTTTCCCCGTGGATCTCACCAAAACACGACTTCAGGTTCAAGGCCAAAGCATCGATGCCCGTTTCCGAGAGATCAAATACAGGGGCATGTTCCATGCCTTGTTTTGCATCTACAAGGAGGAAGGCATCCTAGCGCTCTACTCTGG AATTGCTCCAGCCTTGCTAAGACAAGCATCTTATGGCACCATAAAGATTGGCATATATCAGAGCTTGAAGCGGCTGTTTGTGGATCGCTTGGAAG ATGAAACGTTACTGATCAATGTAATCTGTGGGGTGGTGTCAGGGGTGATCTCCTCGACACTGGCAAATCCAACAGATGTGCTGAAG ATCCGAATGCAGGCACAGGGCAGCCTGTTCCAAGGTGGAATGATTCACAGTTTCATTGACATCTACCAACAGGAAGGCACACGGGGTCTTTGGAGG GGTGTGGTCCCTACTGCTCAGCGTGCTGCCATTGTGGTTGGAGTAGAGCTGCCAGTCTATGACATCACCAAGAAACACTTAATCCTTTCGGGGTTTGTGGGGGACACAATCTTCACCCATTTCAT TTCCAGTTTTACTTGTGGGCTGGCCGGTGCCATCGCTTCAAACCCAGTGGATGTGGTGCGGACACGTCTAATGAATCAGCGCGCCATTGTAGGGAGTGTGGATCTCTACAAAGGCACATTGGATGGTCTGGTAAAG ACATGGAGAAGTGAGGGCTTCTTTGCACTCTACAAAGGATTCTGGCCAAACTGGTTGCGGCTTGGCCCCTGGAACATCCTTGTATCCTTTCACACATGA
- the SLC25A14 gene encoding brain mitochondrial carrier protein 1 isoform X3, whose amino-acid sequence MTALSWKPFVYGGLASLVAEFGTFPVDLTKTRLQVQGQSIDARFREIKYRGMFHALFCIYKEEGILALYSGIAPALLRQASYGTIKIGIYQSLKRLFVDRLEDETLLINVICGVVSGVISSTLANPTDVLKIRMQAQGSLFQGGMIHSFIDIYQQEGTRGLWRGVVPTAQRAAIVVGVELPVYDITKKHLILSGFVGDTIFTHFISSFTCGLAGAIASNPVDVVRTRLMNQRAIVGSVDLYKGTLDGLVKTWRSEGFFALYKGFWPNWLRLGPWNILFFITYEQLKRLPF is encoded by the exons ATGACGGCGCTGAGCTGGAAGCCCTTCGTGTACGGAGGGCTGGCTTCGCTCGTGGCTGAGTTCG GGACTTTCCCCGTGGATCTCACCAAAACACGACTTCAGGTTCAAGGCCAAAGCATCGATGCCCGTTTCCGAGAGATCAAATACAGGGGCATGTTCCATGCCTTGTTTTGCATCTACAAGGAGGAAGGCATCCTAGCGCTCTACTCTGG AATTGCTCCAGCCTTGCTAAGACAAGCATCTTATGGCACCATAAAGATTGGCATATATCAGAGCTTGAAGCGGCTGTTTGTGGATCGCTTGGAAG ATGAAACGTTACTGATCAATGTAATCTGTGGGGTGGTGTCAGGGGTGATCTCCTCGACACTGGCAAATCCAACAGATGTGCTGAAG ATCCGAATGCAGGCACAGGGCAGCCTGTTCCAAGGTGGAATGATTCACAGTTTCATTGACATCTACCAACAGGAAGGCACACGGGGTCTTTGGAGG GGTGTGGTCCCTACTGCTCAGCGTGCTGCCATTGTGGTTGGAGTAGAGCTGCCAGTCTATGACATCACCAAGAAACACTTAATCCTTTCGGGGTTTGTGGGGGACACAATCTTCACCCATTTCAT TTCCAGTTTTACTTGTGGGCTGGCCGGTGCCATCGCTTCAAACCCAGTGGATGTGGTGCGGACACGTCTAATGAATCAGCGCGCCATTGTAGGGAGTGTGGATCTCTACAAAGGCACATTGGATGGTCTGGTAAAG ACATGGAGAAGTGAGGGCTTCTTTGCACTCTACAAAGGATTCTGGCCAAACTGGTTGCGGCTTGGCCCCTGGAACATCCTT TTTTTTATCACCTACGAACAGCTGAAGAGGCTCCCTTTCTAG
- the SLC25A14 gene encoding brain mitochondrial carrier protein 1 isoform X2: protein MFHALFCIYKEEGILALYSGIAPALLRQASYGTIKIGIYQSLKRLFVDRLEDETLLINVICGVVSGVISSTLANPTDVLKIRMQAQGSLFQGGMIHSFIDIYQQEGTRGLWRGVVPTAQRAAIVVGVELPVYDITKKHLILSGFVGDTIFTHFISSFTCGLAGAIASNPVDVVRTRLMNQRAIVGSVDLYKGTLDGLVKTWRSEGFFALYKGFWPNWLRLGPWNILFFITYEQLKRLPF from the exons ATGTTCCATGCCTTGTTTTGCATCTACAAGGAGGAAGGCATCCTAGCGCTCTACTCTGG AATTGCTCCAGCCTTGCTAAGACAAGCATCTTATGGCACCATAAAGATTGGCATATATCAGAGCTTGAAGCGGCTGTTTGTGGATCGCTTGGAAG ATGAAACGTTACTGATCAATGTAATCTGTGGGGTGGTGTCAGGGGTGATCTCCTCGACACTGGCAAATCCAACAGATGTGCTGAAG ATCCGAATGCAGGCACAGGGCAGCCTGTTCCAAGGTGGAATGATTCACAGTTTCATTGACATCTACCAACAGGAAGGCACACGGGGTCTTTGGAGG GGTGTGGTCCCTACTGCTCAGCGTGCTGCCATTGTGGTTGGAGTAGAGCTGCCAGTCTATGACATCACCAAGAAACACTTAATCCTTTCGGGGTTTGTGGGGGACACAATCTTCACCCATTTCAT TTCCAGTTTTACTTGTGGGCTGGCCGGTGCCATCGCTTCAAACCCAGTGGATGTGGTGCGGACACGTCTAATGAATCAGCGCGCCATTGTAGGGAGTGTGGATCTCTACAAAGGCACATTGGATGGTCTGGTAAAG ACATGGAGAAGTGAGGGCTTCTTTGCACTCTACAAAGGATTCTGGCCAAACTGGTTGCGGCTTGGCCCCTGGAACATCCTT TTTTTTATCACCTACGAACAGCTGAAGAGGCTCCCTTTCTAG
- the RAB33A gene encoding ras-related protein Rab-33A has product MELEASLEQSVQTRIFKIIVIGDSNVGKTCLTVRFCGGAFPASTEATIGVDFREKAVEIEGEHIKVQVWDTAGQERFRKSMVEHYYRNVHAVVFVYDVTKMASFLNLKTWIEECNGHAVPALVPKVLVGNKCDLRDQIQVPSSLALKFADAHNMLLFETSAKDPKESQNVESIFMCLACRLKAQKSLLYRDMERQQGRAQKMQLLPDASGKNSCPC; this is encoded by the exons ATGGAGCTGGAGGCCTCGCTGGAGCAGTCGGTGCAGACGCGCATCTTCAAGATCATCGTCATCGGCGACTCCAACGTGGGCAAGACCTGCCTGACGGTGCGCTTCTGCGGGGGAGCCTTCCCGGCCAGCACCGAGGCCACCATCGGCGTGGACTTCAGGGAGAAGGCGGTGGAGATCGAGGGTGAACACATCAAG GTGCAGGTGTGGGACACAGCCGGCCAGGAGAGGTTCCGGAAGAGCATGGTAGAGCACTACTACCGCAACGTGCATGCTGTCGTGTTTGTCTACGATGTCACCAAGATGGCATCCTTCCTCAACTTAAAGACCTGGATTGAAGAGTGCAATGGCCACGCCGTCCCTGCACTTGTCCCAAAGGTGCTTGTCGGAAACAAGTGTGACTTGCGAGACCAGATCCAGGTGCCATCCAGTTTGGCCTTGAAGTTTGCCGACGCTCACAATATGCTTTTATTTGAAACCTCTGCCAAGGACCCCAAAGAAAGCCAGAACGTGGAGTCTATTTTCATGTGCCTGGCTTGTCGGCTGAAGGCTCAGAAGTCTCTGCTTTATCGGGACATGGAGAGACAGCAAGGGAGGGCCCAGAAAATGCAGCTCTTGCCAGATGCTAGTGGCAAAAATTCCTGTCCTTGCTGA